The following coding sequences lie in one Arachis ipaensis cultivar K30076 chromosome B05, Araip1.1, whole genome shotgun sequence genomic window:
- the LOC107640486 gene encoding uncharacterized protein LOC107640486, translated as MSLYQLVYGKAYHLPVELELRAYWATKFLNFDAKVAGEKRLLQLKELDEFRNSAYENVKLYEEKIKMWHDKKIATRTFEPSEQVLLLNSRLKLFLRKLKSRWLGPFVVTRVSPYGHVKLQKENSDRRFTVNGQSLRHYLGGEIDRQMSTYLLT; from the coding sequence ATGTCCCTATACCAGTTAGTCTATGGTAAGGCCTATCACTTGCCAGTGGAGTTAGAGCTCAGAGCATATTGGGCAACAAAatttctaaactttgatgccaaggtTGCAGGAGAGAAGAGGCTGCTCCAACTAAAAGAGCTTGATGAGTTCAGAAACTCTGCTTATGAGAATGTCAAGCTCTATGAAGAAAAAATCAAgatgtggcatgacaagaagatagcTACAAGAACTTTTGAGCCAAGCGAGCAAGTGTTATTGCTCAATTCAAGGCTCAAGCTCTTTCTTAGGAAGCTAAAGTCCCGGTGGTTAGGACCTTTTGTGGTAACCAGAGTGTCACCGTATGGTCATGTGAAACTTCAAAAAGAGAACTCTGATAGAAGATTCACAGTCAATGGCCAAAGTTTGAGGCattatcttggaggcgagattgatcgccaaaTGTCCACTTATCTACTGacttag
- the LOC107643488 gene encoding uncharacterized protein LOC107643488 codes for MDLDDCIVQLENEKQETLEQHAKRPCIRGNTSSEEEEEEGKVVEDTAASDEEEEEEETEVDTDSDSDSEYVQFTPRRLMTDEEIREHRRQVAESKGFDVDWFEGILPGSIKPYTLTEANRPPLIEFSKQALKVYNESNNTTFIFEKLIKSNAQCVAGTMFYITFGAQSGNIHGIFRARVWKKIMDEGSQVMSCEKYIEEHV; via the exons ATGGATTTGGATGATTGTATCGTGCAATTGGAGAACGAGAAACAAGAGACTCTGGAGCAGCACGCCAAACGGCCTTGTATCAGAGGCAATACCTCctccgaagaagaagaagaagaagggaaagtTGTTGAGGATACGGCTGCCTCTgacgaagaagaagaggaggaagagacagAAGTTGATACTGATTCCGATTCTGATTCCGAATATGTGCAGTTTACGCCTAGACGTTTAATGACTGATGAAGAAATTCGTGAACATCGGAGGCAGGTTGCTGAAAGCAAG GGATTCGATGTTGACTGGTTTGAAGGCATTCTACCTGGTTCAATTAAGCCCTATACGTTGACCGAAGCAAACCGCCCTCCATTGATAGAATTTTCCAAGCAAGCTTTGAAAGTCTACAATGAGAGCAAT AATACAACTTTTATATTTGAGAAGCTTATCAAATCAAATGCTCAATGTGTTGCTGGCACAATGTTCTACATTACTTTTGGGGCGCAATCTGGCAATATACATGGAATCTTTCGTGCTAGGGTATGGAAAAAGATAATGGACGAAGGTTCGCAGGTTATGTCTTGTGAGAAGTATATTGAGGAGCATGTGTGA